A region of Arabidopsis thaliana chromosome 5, partial sequence DNA encodes the following proteins:
- a CDS encoding Ribosomal protein L27 family protein produces the protein MNFLNSAASICRRVSLRELITEVPAYSGSSISDGSSSGLSLVFKRWATKKTAGSTKNGRDSNPKFLGVKKFGGESVIPGNIIVRQRGTRFHPGDYVGIGKDHTLFALKEGRVRFEKSKITGRKWIHVDPTGGHVLHPIYTKAAAAQSTKLKTAS, from the exons atgaatttcttAAACTCAGCAGCATCCATTTGCAGAAGAGTTAGTTTGAGGGAACTGATCACTGAGGTTCCTGCTTATAGTGGCAGTAGCATTTCCG ATGGTTCTTCAAGTGGCTTGAGTTTGGTCTTCAAGCGTTGGGCTACTAAGAAAACTGCTGGTTCTACAAAGAACGGTCGTGACTCTAATCCCAAGTTTCTCGGTGTTAAGAAATTCGGAGGAgag AGTGTGATACCAGGAAACATCATAGTTCGTCAACGGGGAACTCGGTTTCATCCTGGAGACTATGTGGGGATTGGTAAGGACCATACTCTGTTTGCATTGAAGGAAGGACGAGTCAGGTTCGAGAAAAGCAAGATTACAGGACGCAAATGGATTCATGTTGATCCAACAGGTGGTCATGTTCTTCACCCTATCTACACAAAAGCTGCAGCTGCTCAATCGACTAAGTTGAAGACAGCTTCATAG
- the GASA4 gene encoding GAST1 protein homolog 4 (GAST1 protein homolog 4 (GASA4); FUNCTIONS IN: molecular_function unknown; INVOLVED IN: response to gibberellin stimulus, gibberellic acid mediated signaling pathway; EXPRESSED IN: 23 plant structures; EXPRESSED DURING: 14 growth stages; CONTAINS InterPro DOMAIN/s: Gibberellin regulated protein (InterPro:IPR003854); BEST Arabidopsis thaliana protein match is: Gibberellin-regulated family protein (TAIR:AT1G74670.1); Has 474 Blast hits to 474 proteins in 44 species: Archae - 0; Bacteria - 0; Metazoa - 0; Fungi - 0; Plants - 474; Viruses - 0; Other Eukaryotes - 0 (source: NCBI BLink).) yields MASSGSNVKWSQKRYGPGSLKRTQCPSECDRRCKKTQYHKACITFCNKCCRKCLCVPPGYYGNKQVCSCYNNWKTQEGGPKCP; encoded by the exons ATGGCCTCAAGTGGATCTAATGTGAAGTGGAGCCAG AAACGTTATGGACCAGGAAGCCTGAAACGTACCC AATGCCCATCGGAATGTGATAGGAGGTGTAAAAAGACACAGTACCACAAGGCTTGCATTACGTTCTGCAACAAATGCTGCAGGAAGTGTCTCTGTGTGCCTCCGGGTTACTATGGGAACAAACAAGTTTGCTCCTGCTACAACAACTGGAAAACTCAAGAGGGTGGACCAAAATGCCCTTGA
- the HB30 gene encoding homeobox protein 30 (homeobox protein 30 (HB30); FUNCTIONS IN: DNA binding, sequence-specific DNA binding transcription factor activity; INVOLVED IN: regulation of transcription; EXPRESSED IN: 19 plant structures; EXPRESSED DURING: 9 growth stages; CONTAINS InterPro DOMAIN/s: Homeobox domain, ZF-HD class (InterPro:IPR006455), ZF-HD homeobox protein, Cys/His-rich dimerisation domain (InterPro:IPR006456), Homeodomain-related (InterPro:IPR012287); BEST Arabidopsis thaliana protein match is: homeobox protein 34 (TAIR:AT3G28920.1); Has 512 Blast hits to 491 proteins in 41 species: Archae - 0; Bacteria - 0; Metazoa - 36; Fungi - 0; Plants - 474; Viruses - 0; Other Eukaryotes - 2 (source: NCBI BLink).): protein MDVIATTTTIVSDLDSRQPEIEAPIRIQPAKPISFSNGKRCHHHHLASEAVAVATYKECLKNHAAGIGGHALDGCGEFMPSPSFNSNDPASLTCAACGCHRNFHRREEDPSSLSAIVPAIEFRPHNRHQLPPPPPPHLAGIRSPDDDDSASPPPISSSYMLLALSGGRGGANTAVPMSRKRFRTKFSQYQKEKMFEFSERVGWRMPKADDVVVKEFCREIGVDKSVFKVWMHNNKISGRSGARRANGGVVVGGVGDSRQSVVPTNGSFSST from the coding sequence ATGGATGTAATAGCTACTACAACTACTATAGTATCCGACTTGGATTCACGACAACCCGAAATCGAAGCTCCGATCCGGATCCAGCCCGCGAAGCctatttctttctcaaacGGCAAACGCTGCCACCACCATCATCTTGCATCTGAAGCGGTTGCGGTTGCGACTTATAAAGAATGTCTAAAGAATCACGCAGCAGGTATCGGCGGTCACGCTTTAGACGGATGCGGCGAGTTTATGCCGTCACCGTCGTTTAACTCCAATGACCCCGCTTCACTAACGTGCGCTGCTTGTGGTTGCCACCGTAACTTCCACCGCCGTGAGGAGGAtccatcttctctctctgccaTCGTCCCTGCGATCGAATTTCGACCTCACAACCGTCACCAGCTTcctccaccgcctcctcctcATCTGGCGGGGATTCGTAGTCCAGACGACGATGATTCAGCTTCTCCACCGCCGATCTCGTCTTCTTACATGCTTCTCGCACTCTctggaggaagaggaggagctAACACGGCGGTTCCAATGTCTAGGAAACGTTTTAGGACGAAGTTTAGTCAGTatcagaaggagaagatgttCGAGTTCTCGGAGAGAGTTGGGTGGAGGATGCCGAAAGCTGATGACGTGGTGGTTAAGGAGTTTTGTCGGGAGATTGGAGTTGATAAAAGCGTTTTCAAAGTGTGGATGCATAACAACAAGATTTCAGGACGCAGCGGCGCTAGAAGAGCTAACGGCGGAGTAGTAGTAGGAGGAGTAGGAGATAGTCGTCAGAGTGTTGTTCCGACAAATGGGTCGTTTTCTTCGACGTGA
- the GASA4 gene encoding GAST1 protein homolog 4 (GAST1 protein homolog 4 (GASA4); FUNCTIONS IN: molecular_function unknown; INVOLVED IN: response to gibberellin stimulus, gibberellic acid mediated signaling pathway; LOCATED IN: endomembrane system; EXPRESSED IN: 23 plant structures; EXPRESSED DURING: 14 growth stages; CONTAINS InterPro DOMAIN/s: Gibberellin regulated protein (InterPro:IPR003854); BEST Arabidopsis thaliana protein match is: Gibberellin-regulated family protein (TAIR:AT1G74670.1); Has 476 Blast hits to 476 proteins in 44 species: Archae - 0; Bacteria - 0; Metazoa - 0; Fungi - 0; Plants - 476; Viruses - 0; Other Eukaryotes - 0 (source: NCBI BLink).) codes for MAKSYGAIFLLTLIVLFMLQTMVMASSGSNVKWSQKRYGPGSLKRTQCPSECDRRCKKTQYHKACITFCNKCCRKCLCVPPGYYGNKQVCSCYNNWKTQEGGPKCP; via the exons ATGGCTAAGTCATATGGAGCTATCTTCCTCTTGACCCTCATTGTCCTCTTCATGCTTCAAACCATG GTTATGGCCTCAAGTGGATCTAATGTGAAGTGGAGCCAG AAACGTTATGGACCAGGAAGCCTGAAACGTACCC AATGCCCATCGGAATGTGATAGGAGGTGTAAAAAGACACAGTACCACAAGGCTTGCATTACGTTCTGCAACAAATGCTGCAGGAAGTGTCTCTGTGTGCCTCCGGGTTACTATGGGAACAAACAAGTTTGCTCCTGCTACAACAACTGGAAAACTCAAGAGGGTGGACCAAAATGCCCTTGA
- a CDS encoding Ribosomal protein S4 (Ribosomal protein S4; FUNCTIONS IN: structural constituent of ribosome; INVOLVED IN: translation; LOCATED IN: in 7 components; EXPRESSED IN: 26 plant structures; EXPRESSED DURING: 14 growth stages; CONTAINS InterPro DOMAIN/s: Ribosomal protein S4 (InterPro:IPR001912), Ribosomal protein S4, conserved site (InterPro:IPR018079), Ribosomal protein S4/S9, eukaryotic/archaeal (InterPro:IPR005710), RNA-binding S4 (InterPro:IPR002942); BEST Arabidopsis thaliana protein match is: Ribosomal protein S4 (TAIR:AT5G39850.1); Has 5786 Blast hits to 5783 proteins in 2880 species: Archae - 264; Bacteria - 571; Metazoa - 422; Fungi - 281; Plants - 3526; Viruses - 0; Other Eukaryotes - 722 (source: NCBI BLink).) has translation MVHVCYYRNYGKTFKGPRRPYEKERLDSELKLVGEYGLRNKRELWRVQYSLSRIRNAARDLLTLDEKSPRRIFEGEALLRRMNRYGLLDESQNKLDYVLALTVENFLERRLQTIVFKSGMAKSIHHSRVLIRQRHIRVGKQLVNIPSFMVRLDSQKHIDFALTSPFGGGRPGRVKRRNEKSASKKASGGGDADGDDEE, from the exons ATGGTGCACGTTTGCTACTACCGCAACt ATGGAAAGACCTTCAAGGGACCACGTCGTCCTTACGAGAAGGAGCGTCTTGATTCTGAATTGAAGCTGGTTGGTGAGTATGGTCTGCGTAACAAGCGTGAGCTCTGGAGAGTGCAGTACTCTCTTAGCCGTATCCGTAATGCTGCTAGAGATCTTTTGACTCTTGATGAGAAGAGTCCAAGAAGGATCTTTGAAGGTGAGGCTTTGCTCCGTAGGATGAACCGTTACGGGCTTCTTGATGAGAGCCAGAACAAGCTCGATTACGTCTTGGCTTTGACTGTTGAGAACTTTCTTGAGCGTCGTCTTCAGACTATTGTGTTCAAGTCTGGTATGGCTAAGTCTATCCATCACTCTCGTGTCCTCATCAGGCAGAGGCATATCAG GGTTGGAAAGCAATTGGTGAACATTCCATCATTCATGGTGAGACTTGATTCACAGAAGCACATTGACTTTGCCCTCACCAGTCCCTTCGGTGGTGGCCGTCCAGGAAGAGTGAAGAGAAGGAACGAGAAGTCTGCCTCCAAGAAAGCCTCAGGTGGCGGTGATGCAGACGGTGATGACGAAGAGTAA
- a CDS encoding Transmembrane amino acid transporter family protein (Transmembrane amino acid transporter family protein; CONTAINS InterPro DOMAIN/s: Amino acid transporter, transmembrane (InterPro:IPR013057); BEST Arabidopsis thaliana protein match is: Transmembrane amino acid transporter family protein (TAIR:AT3G28960.1); Has 5045 Blast hits to 4985 proteins in 317 species: Archae - 15; Bacteria - 153; Metazoa - 1796; Fungi - 1055; Plants - 1275; Viruses - 9; Other Eukaryotes - 742 (source: NCBI BLink).) yields the protein MSEDKDYMSEPFIVKKIDDEESLLDDYNPQGNTSFSKTCFHGINALSGVGILSVPYALASGGWLSLIILFTVAITTFYCAILIKRCMEMDPLLRSYPDIGYKAFGNTGRVIVSIFMNLELYLVATSFLILEGDNLNKLFSNVGLNFMGLEFQGKQMFIIMVALIILPSVWLDNMRILSYVSASGVFASGVILASIFSVGAFEGVGFKNNDSEVFRLNGVATSVSLYAFCYCAHPVFPTLYTSMKNKRQFSNVMIICFTICTFIYASVAVLGYLMYGSDVESQITLNLPTDKLSSKVAIWTTLVNPIAKFALMVTPIIDAMRSRFSRVLPNKRASGFLLSTILVTSNVIVALLLPFFGDLMSLVGAFLSASASVILPCLCYLKISGKYQRLGFETLVLIGITLTGIVVVITGTYQAVKDIFGRF from the exons ATGAGCGAGGACAAAGATTACATGTCGGAGCCATTTATCGTTAAGaagattgatgatgaagaatcaTTGcttgatgattataatccaCAGGGCAATACTTCTTTCTCCAAGACTTGTTTCCATGGCATTAACGCCTTATCAG gtgtGGGTATATTATCGGTCCCTTATGCCTTAGCATCCGGAGGATGGCTAAGTTTGATCATACTTTTCACCGTAGCGATCACAACTTTCTACTGTGCCATTCTCATTAAGAGATGTATGGAAATGGATCCACTTCTTAGATCATACCCGGACATTGGCTACAAAGCCTTTGGAAACACAGGACGTGTTATCGTCTCCATCTTCATGAACCTCGAGCTTTACCTAGTTGCAACTAGTTTCTTGATCCTAGAAGGTGACAACCTTAACAAACTCTTCTCAAACGTTGGACTCAACTTCATGGGGCTTGAATTCCAAGGCAAGCAAATGTTCATCATCATGGTGGCTCTCATTATTCTTCCTTCGGTTTGGTTAGACAATATGAGGATTCTTTCTTATGTTTCCGCGAGTGGTGTCTTTGCTTCCGGGGTTATTCTTGCTTCTATCTTTTCGGTTGGAGCTTTTGAAGGCGTAGGGTTCAAGAACAATGACTCAGAGGTCTTTCGACTTAATGGAGTCGCTACTTCGGTGAGCTTATACGCGTTTTGTTATTGCGCTCATCCAGTTTTCCCAACTCTATACACTTCCATGAAGAACAAACGCCAATTCTCAAAC gTTATGATTATATGTTTCACAATATGCACCTTCATATATGCATCAGTGGCGGTATTGGGTTACTTAATGTATGGATCAGATGTTGAATCACAGATCACTTTGAATCTTCCTACTGATAAGCTTAGTTCAAAAGTGGCGATATGGACTACATTGGTCAACCCAATAGCTAAGTTTGCTCTCATGGTTACACCTATTATTGACGCAATGAGAAGCCGGTTTTCTCGAGTTTTGCCTAATAAAAGAGCTTCTGGATTTTTGCTAAGTACAATACTAGTTACTAGCAATGTGATTGTGGCATTGCTTCTTCCGTTTTTTGGTGATCTTATGAGTCTTGTGGGAGCATTCTTGAGCGCATCCGCATCGGTTATATTGCCATGTTTATGTTACTTAAAGATCTCTGGGAAATATCAAAGACTCGGATTCGAAACATTGGTGCTCATCGGAATCACTCTAACCGGTATCGTGGTTGTGATAACCGGAACTTACCAAGCGGTCAAGGACATTTTTGGTCGATTTTGA
- a CDS encoding Ribosomal protein S4 (Ribosomal protein S4; FUNCTIONS IN: structural constituent of ribosome; INVOLVED IN: translation; LOCATED IN: cytosolic ribosome, cytosolic small ribosomal subunit, chloroplast, plasma membrane, membrane; EXPRESSED IN: 25 plant structures; EXPRESSED DURING: 14 growth stages; CONTAINS InterPro DOMAIN/s: Ribosomal protein S4 (InterPro:IPR001912), Ribosomal protein S4, conserved site (InterPro:IPR018079), Ribosomal protein S4/S9, eukaryotic/archaeal (InterPro:IPR005710), RNA-binding S4 (InterPro:IPR002942); BEST Arabidopsis thaliana protein match is: Ribosomal protein S4 (TAIR:AT5G39850.1); Has 30201 Blast hits to 17322 proteins in 780 species: Archae - 12; Bacteria - 1396; Metazoa - 17338; Fungi - 3422; Plants - 5037; Viruses - 0; Other Eukaryotes - 2996 (source: NCBI BLink).): MVHVCYYRNYGKTFKGPRRPYEKERLDSELKLVGEYGLRNKRELWRVQYSLSRIRNAARDLLTLDEKSPRRIFEGEALLRRMNRYGLLDESQNKLDYVLALTVENFLERRLQTIVFKSGMAKSIHHSRVLIRQRHIRYCISSIYLCLCMNYLCYIN; encoded by the exons ATGGTGCACGTTTGCTACTACCGCAACt ATGGAAAGACCTTCAAGGGACCACGTCGTCCTTACGAGAAGGAGCGTCTTGATTCTGAATTGAAGCTGGTTGGTGAGTATGGTCTGCGTAACAAGCGTGAGCTCTGGAGAGTGCAGTACTCTCTTAGCCGTATCCGTAATGCTGCTAGAGATCTTTTGACTCTTGATGAGAAGAGTCCAAGAAGGATCTTTGAAGGTGAGGCTTTGCTCCGTAGGATGAACCGTTACGGGCTTCTTGATGAGAGCCAGAACAAGCTCGATTACGTCTTGGCTTTGACTGTTGAGAACTTTCTTGAGCGTCGTCTTCAGACTATTGTGTTCAAGTCTGGTATGGCTAAGTCTATCCATCACTCTCGTGTCCTCATCAGGCAGAGGCATATCAGGTATTGCATCTCTTCGATTTATTTGTGCTTGTGTATGAATTATCTTTGTTATATCAATTGA
- a CDS encoding Transmembrane amino acid transporter family protein, whose product MEMDPLLRSYPDIGYKAFGNTGRVIVSIFMNLELYLVATSFLILEGDNLNKLFSNVGLNFMGLEFQGKQMFIIMVALIILPSVWLDNMRILSYVSASGVFASGVILASIFSVGAFEGVGFKNNDSEVFRLNGVATSVSLYAFCYCAHPVFPTLYTSMKNKRQFSNVMIICFTICTFIYASVAVLGYLMYGSDVESQITLNLPTDKLSSKVAIWTTLVNPIAKFALMVTPIIDAMRSRFSRVLPNKRASGFLLSTILVTSNVIVALLLPFFGDLMSLVGAFLSASASVILPCLCYLKISGKYQRLGFETLVLIGITLTGIVVVITGTYQAVKDIFGRF is encoded by the exons ATGGAAATGGATCCACTTCTTAGATCATACCCGGACATTGGCTACAAAGCCTTTGGAAACACAGGACGTGTTATCGTCTCCATCTTCATGAACCTCGAGCTTTACCTAGTTGCAACTAGTTTCTTGATCCTAGAAGGTGACAACCTTAACAAACTCTTCTCAAACGTTGGACTCAACTTCATGGGGCTTGAATTCCAAGGCAAGCAAATGTTCATCATCATGGTGGCTCTCATTATTCTTCCTTCGGTTTGGTTAGACAATATGAGGATTCTTTCTTATGTTTCCGCGAGTGGTGTCTTTGCTTCCGGGGTTATTCTTGCTTCTATCTTTTCGGTTGGAGCTTTTGAAGGCGTAGGGTTCAAGAACAATGACTCAGAGGTCTTTCGACTTAATGGAGTCGCTACTTCGGTGAGCTTATACGCGTTTTGTTATTGCGCTCATCCAGTTTTCCCAACTCTATACACTTCCATGAAGAACAAACGCCAATTCTCAAAC gTTATGATTATATGTTTCACAATATGCACCTTCATATATGCATCAGTGGCGGTATTGGGTTACTTAATGTATGGATCAGATGTTGAATCACAGATCACTTTGAATCTTCCTACTGATAAGCTTAGTTCAAAAGTGGCGATATGGACTACATTGGTCAACCCAATAGCTAAGTTTGCTCTCATGGTTACACCTATTATTGACGCAATGAGAAGCCGGTTTTCTCGAGTTTTGCCTAATAAAAGAGCTTCTGGATTTTTGCTAAGTACAATACTAGTTACTAGCAATGTGATTGTGGCATTGCTTCTTCCGTTTTTTGGTGATCTTATGAGTCTTGTGGGAGCATTCTTGAGCGCATCCGCATCGGTTATATTGCCATGTTTATGTTACTTAAAGATCTCTGGGAAATATCAAAGACTCGGATTCGAAACATTGGTGCTCATCGGAATCACTCTAACCGGTATCGTGGTTGTGATAACCGGAACTTACCAAGCGGTCAAGGACATTTTTGGTCGATTTTGA
- a CDS encoding Transmembrane amino acid transporter family protein (Transmembrane amino acid transporter family protein; CONTAINS InterPro DOMAIN/s: Amino acid transporter, transmembrane (InterPro:IPR013057); BEST Arabidopsis thaliana protein match is: Transmembrane amino acid transporter family protein (TAIR:AT3G28960.1); Has 3693 Blast hits to 2957 proteins in 241 species: Archae - 0; Bacteria - 44; Metazoa - 1493; Fungi - 511; Plants - 1240; Viruses - 0; Other Eukaryotes - 405 (source: NCBI BLink).), whose product MSEDKDYMSEPFIVKKIDDEESLLDDYNPQGNTSFSKTCFHGINALSGVGILSVPYALASGGWLSLIILFTVAITTFYCAILIKRCMEMDPLLRSYPDIGYKAFGNTGRVIVSIFMNLELYLVATSFLILEGDNLNKLFSNVMIICFTICTFIYASVAVLGYLMYGSDVESQITLNLPTDKLSSKVAIWTTLVNPIAKFALMVTPIIDAMRSRFSRVLPNKRASGFLLSTILVTSNVIVALLLPFFGDLMSLVGAFLSASASVILPCLCYLKISGKYQRLGFETLVLIGITLTGIVVVITGTYQAVKDIFGRF is encoded by the exons ATGAGCGAGGACAAAGATTACATGTCGGAGCCATTTATCGTTAAGaagattgatgatgaagaatcaTTGcttgatgattataatccaCAGGGCAATACTTCTTTCTCCAAGACTTGTTTCCATGGCATTAACGCCTTATCAG gtgtGGGTATATTATCGGTCCCTTATGCCTTAGCATCCGGAGGATGGCTAAGTTTGATCATACTTTTCACCGTAGCGATCACAACTTTCTACTGTGCCATTCTCATTAAGAGATGTATGGAAATGGATCCACTTCTTAGATCATACCCGGACATTGGCTACAAAGCCTTTGGAAACACAGGACGTGTTATCGTCTCCATCTTCATGAACCTCGAGCTTTACCTAGTTGCAACTAGTTTCTTGATCCTAGAAGGTGACAACCTTAACAAACTCTTCTCAAAC gTTATGATTATATGTTTCACAATATGCACCTTCATATATGCATCAGTGGCGGTATTGGGTTACTTAATGTATGGATCAGATGTTGAATCACAGATCACTTTGAATCTTCCTACTGATAAGCTTAGTTCAAAAGTGGCGATATGGACTACATTGGTCAACCCAATAGCTAAGTTTGCTCTCATGGTTACACCTATTATTGACGCAATGAGAAGCCGGTTTTCTCGAGTTTTGCCTAATAAAAGAGCTTCTGGATTTTTGCTAAGTACAATACTAGTTACTAGCAATGTGATTGTGGCATTGCTTCTTCCGTTTTTTGGTGATCTTATGAGTCTTGTGGGAGCATTCTTGAGCGCATCCGCATCGGTTATATTGCCATGTTTATGTTACTTAAAGATCTCTGGGAAATATCAAAGACTCGGATTCGAAACATTGGTGCTCATCGGAATCACTCTAACCGGTATCGTGGTTGTGATAACCGGAACTTACCAAGCGGTCAAGGACATTTTTGGTCGATTTTGA